Proteins found in one Serratia plymuthica genomic segment:
- a CDS encoding LuxR family transcriptional regulator — MSKNNVLVISECKYSYVGLSVLVKKHYGKYDIRLFSDFMQGGSKAEKIIKHDIALIFTSRNLEQSVNVVESLVSMHQQYNTKTRILVFYDDERVVKLLSILGISVELVSTRIPLYSLQEKIQNLLESKEAGGIKMQKTRELSPAESDVIFNLLRGDSLLHIAQKRGTHPKTIFSQKYSAMKKLRLRSMSSIFVASK, encoded by the coding sequence ATGTCTAAAAACAATGTCCTTGTTATTAGTGAGTGTAAGTACAGCTATGTCGGCCTTTCGGTGTTAGTGAAAAAACATTACGGCAAGTACGATATCAGACTGTTTTCGGATTTTATGCAGGGCGGGTCCAAGGCGGAAAAGATAATTAAGCACGATATTGCGCTGATCTTTACTTCGCGAAATCTGGAGCAAAGCGTCAACGTCGTTGAAAGCCTAGTGTCAATGCATCAGCAATACAACACCAAAACGCGGATCCTGGTGTTTTATGATGATGAACGCGTAGTGAAACTGCTGTCGATACTGGGTATTTCCGTTGAATTGGTCTCAACCCGCATTCCACTTTATTCGCTGCAGGAAAAAATACAAAACCTGTTGGAAAGCAAAGAGGCAGGCGGGATAAAAATGCAGAAAACCCGCGAGCTCAGCCCGGCGGAAAGCGATGTCATCTTCAATCTGCTGCGTGGCGACAGCCTGCTGCATATTGCCCAGAAGCGCGGCACGCACCCCAAAACCATTTTCTCGCAAAAATACAGCGCGATGAAAAAACTGCGTTTGCGCAGCATGAGCTCCATCTTCGTCGCCAGTAAATAA
- the betA gene encoding choline dehydrogenase — protein sequence MEFDYIIIGAGSAGNVLATRLTEDADVSVLLLEAGGPDYRMDFRTQMPAALAFPLQGRRYNWAYETDPEPHMNNRRMECGRGKGLGGSSLINGMCYIRGNAMDFDNWAKAPGLENWSYLDCLPYFRKAETRDIGPNDYHGGDGPVSVTTPKAGNNELFHAMVEAGVQAGYPRTEDLNGYQQEGFGPMDRTVTPKGRRASTARGYLDQARSRPNLKIVTHALTDRIRFDGKRAVGVDYLQGDGNQIASASARREVLLCAGAIASPQILQRSGVGPAQLLKSLDIDVVQDLPGVGENLQDHLEMYLQYACKKPVSLYPALQWFNQPKIGAEWLFNGTGIGASNQFEAGGFIRSREEFAWPNIQYHFLPVAINYNGSNAVKEHGFQAHVGSMRSPSRGRVQVKSKDPRQHPSILFNYMATEQDWQEFRDAIRITREIMAQPALDAYRGREISPGPEVQTDEQLDAFVREHAETAFHPSCSCKMGEDEMAVVDGQGRVHGMEGLRVVDASIMPLIITGNLNATTIMIAEKIADNIRQRAPLPRSTAEYYVAGDAPARKQ from the coding sequence ATGGAATTCGATTACATCATCATCGGTGCCGGCTCTGCCGGTAACGTATTAGCCACCCGTTTAACCGAAGACGCTGATGTCAGCGTGTTGCTGCTGGAAGCCGGCGGCCCGGATTATCGGATGGATTTCCGTACCCAAATGCCGGCCGCGCTGGCCTTCCCGCTGCAGGGCCGCCGCTACAACTGGGCCTACGAAACCGATCCTGAGCCGCACATGAACAACCGCCGTATGGAATGCGGCCGCGGCAAAGGCCTGGGCGGTTCTTCGCTGATCAACGGCATGTGTTACATCCGCGGCAACGCGATGGATTTCGACAACTGGGCAAAAGCGCCGGGTCTGGAAAACTGGAGCTATCTGGACTGCCTGCCGTATTTCCGCAAGGCGGAAACCCGCGACATCGGCCCTAACGACTATCACGGCGGCGACGGCCCGGTCAGCGTCACTACCCCGAAAGCCGGCAACAATGAGCTGTTCCACGCGATGGTGGAAGCCGGCGTGCAGGCAGGGTACCCGCGTACCGAGGATCTGAACGGCTATCAGCAGGAAGGCTTCGGCCCGATGGATCGCACCGTGACGCCGAAAGGCCGCCGCGCCAGCACCGCTCGCGGTTATCTGGATCAGGCGCGTTCACGCCCAAATCTCAAAATCGTTACCCATGCGCTGACCGATCGTATCCGCTTCGACGGCAAACGCGCGGTGGGTGTTGATTACTTGCAGGGCGACGGCAATCAGATCGCCAGCGCAAGCGCGCGGCGCGAAGTGCTGCTGTGCGCTGGGGCGATTGCGTCGCCGCAAATCCTGCAACGCAGCGGCGTTGGCCCGGCGCAGCTGCTGAAAAGCCTGGATATCGATGTGGTGCAGGATCTGCCGGGCGTCGGCGAGAACCTGCAGGATCACCTGGAAATGTATCTGCAGTACGCCTGTAAAAAACCGGTGTCGCTGTATCCGGCGCTGCAATGGTTCAACCAGCCGAAGATTGGCGCAGAGTGGCTGTTCAACGGCACCGGCATCGGCGCCAGCAACCAGTTTGAAGCCGGCGGTTTTATCCGTAGCCGCGAGGAATTCGCCTGGCCGAACATCCAATATCACTTCCTGCCGGTGGCGATTAACTATAACGGCAGCAACGCGGTGAAAGAGCACGGGTTCCAGGCTCATGTCGGGTCGATGCGCTCTCCAAGCCGTGGCCGGGTGCAGGTGAAATCGAAAGATCCGCGCCAGCATCCGAGCATCCTGTTCAACTATATGGCGACAGAGCAAGACTGGCAGGAGTTCCGCGATGCGATCCGTATTACGCGTGAAATCATGGCTCAGCCGGCGCTGGATGCGTACCGCGGTCGCGAAATCAGCCCGGGGCCGGAGGTGCAGACCGACGAGCAGTTGGACGCCTTTGTGCGCGAACATGCTGAAACCGCCTTTCACCCTTCTTGCTCATGCAAAATGGGCGAAGACGAGATGGCGGTGGTCGACGGCCAGGGCCGGGTACACGGCATGGAAGGGTTGCGGGTGGTGGATGCGTCCATCATGCCGCTGATCATTACCGGTAACCTGAACGCCACCACGATCATGATTGCCGAGAAGATTGCTGACAACATTCGCCAGCGTGCGCCGTTGCCACGCAGTACCGCAGAGTATTACGTGGCGGGCGACGCCCCGGCGCGCAAGCAATAA
- a CDS encoding fimbrial protein: MKISKLSAVLALAVSAATISSFSAQATDGTITFNGKVTDQTCTISTPGGKDFTVTLPTVSASTLATQSATAGRTPFAINLTKCSKGQVATYFEPGATVDFNTGRLNNQAQTDAATNVQIQLLGSNNQFLPILAAGTNGAQNNSQWVTVANEGDSADLNYYAEYYATNAAGAGDVTSSVQYTIIYQ, translated from the coding sequence ATGAAAATTTCTAAACTGTCTGCCGTATTGGCATTGGCTGTAAGCGCCGCTACCATTTCTTCTTTCTCTGCACAAGCGACTGACGGTACTATTACTTTCAACGGTAAAGTGACTGACCAGACCTGTACTATCAGCACCCCAGGCGGTAAAGATTTCACCGTAACTCTGCCAACCGTTTCTGCTTCAACTCTGGCAACTCAGAGCGCGACTGCCGGCCGTACTCCATTTGCAATCAACCTGACCAAATGTTCTAAAGGCCAGGTAGCCACTTATTTCGAACCAGGCGCAACTGTTGATTTCAACACTGGCCGTCTGAACAACCAGGCGCAGACTGATGCAGCGACCAACGTGCAAATTCAGTTGCTGGGCAGCAACAACCAGTTCCTGCCAATTCTGGCAGCCGGCACCAATGGCGCGCAGAATAACTCCCAGTGGGTTACCGTGGCTAACGAAGGCGATTCTGCTGACCTGAACTACTACGCTGAATATTACGCGACCAATGCTGCCGGTGCCGGTGATGTGACTTCAAGCGTTCAGTACACCATCATTTACCAATAA
- a CDS encoding FMN-binding glutamate synthase family protein, translated as MKSSLFSRYTCFVLSILLALTSLALSPQQPWFWLPTIIFGCLSALGIYDLTQQRHAICRNYPIIGRLRFFFEFIRPEIRQYLLEEDNAQIPFSRTQRTLVYRRAKNEMGDKPFGTQLDVYQTGYECIGHSMRPVAASDPTSFRVAIGGPDCRQPYSASIFNISAMSFGALSANAIRALNLGAAKGNFYHDTGEGSISRYHRENGGDLVWELGSGYFGCRTADGHFDPQRFAEQAKSPQVKMIEIKLSQGAKPGHGGILPAKKVDAEIAATRGVPEGEDCISPASHSAFSTPVEMMHFIQQLRELSGGKPVGFKLCIGHPWEFVAIAKAMLHTHILPDFIVVDGKEGGTGAAPLELSNYMGMPLREGLLFVHNTLVGCGLRDKVKVGASGKIISAFDIASVLVLGADWVNSARGFMFAVGCIQSQSCHTNHCPTGVATQDPLRQKALVVPNKAERVYHFHQNTVKALAEMLAAAGVSRPEQLTSHHMLRRITSTEIKVYADIYYYLEPGALLEKEIQSDFYARMWRMATPNSFDQAISLPA; from the coding sequence ATGAAATCATCCTTATTCAGCCGTTATACCTGCTTTGTTTTGAGCATCTTGCTGGCGCTGACGTCATTGGCGCTATCGCCGCAACAGCCCTGGTTTTGGTTGCCGACCATCATTTTCGGTTGCCTGAGCGCACTGGGCATTTACGATCTGACTCAACAACGCCACGCCATCTGCCGTAACTACCCGATCATCGGCCGCCTGCGCTTTTTCTTCGAATTTATTCGCCCGGAAATACGCCAGTACTTACTGGAAGAAGATAACGCGCAGATCCCGTTCTCCCGTACTCAGCGCACGCTGGTCTACCGCCGCGCCAAAAATGAAATGGGCGACAAACCCTTCGGTACCCAACTGGACGTTTATCAAACCGGCTATGAATGCATCGGCCATTCCATGCGCCCGGTAGCGGCATCCGATCCCACCAGTTTTCGCGTGGCGATCGGCGGCCCGGATTGCCGCCAGCCCTATTCCGCCTCGATCTTTAATATCTCCGCCATGAGCTTCGGCGCGCTGTCGGCCAACGCCATCCGCGCCCTCAATCTTGGTGCGGCAAAAGGCAATTTCTATCATGACACCGGCGAGGGCAGCATCAGCCGCTATCACCGCGAGAACGGCGGCGATCTGGTGTGGGAACTGGGCAGCGGCTATTTCGGCTGCCGCACCGCCGACGGCCATTTCGATCCGCAGCGCTTCGCCGAGCAGGCAAAAAGCCCGCAGGTGAAAATGATTGAAATCAAACTCAGCCAGGGCGCAAAACCGGGCCATGGCGGCATTCTGCCGGCGAAAAAAGTGGATGCGGAAATTGCCGCCACGCGCGGCGTGCCCGAAGGGGAAGACTGCATTTCTCCAGCCTCGCACAGCGCCTTCAGCACGCCGGTGGAAATGATGCATTTTATCCAGCAGTTGCGCGAATTGTCCGGCGGCAAACCGGTGGGATTCAAGCTTTGCATCGGCCACCCGTGGGAGTTTGTCGCCATCGCCAAGGCGATGTTGCATACCCATATTTTGCCGGACTTTATCGTAGTAGACGGTAAGGAAGGCGGCACCGGCGCCGCACCGCTTGAGTTGTCCAACTATATGGGCATGCCGCTGCGCGAAGGGTTGCTGTTCGTCCACAACACCCTGGTGGGCTGCGGGCTGCGCGACAAGGTCAAAGTCGGCGCCAGCGGCAAAATCATCAGCGCCTTCGACATCGCCAGCGTGCTGGTGCTGGGCGCCGATTGGGTTAACTCGGCGCGCGGTTTCATGTTCGCCGTCGGCTGCATCCAATCGCAAAGCTGCCACACCAACCACTGCCCCACCGGCGTCGCCACACAGGACCCACTGCGCCAGAAGGCATTAGTGGTGCCGAACAAAGCGGAACGCGTTTACCACTTCCACCAAAATACGGTCAAAGCGCTGGCGGAAATGCTGGCCGCGGCCGGCGTCAGCCGCCCGGAGCAACTGACGTCTCACCATATGCTACGCCGCATCACCTCAACCGAAATCAAGGTCTACGCGGATATCTATTACTACCTGGAGCCGGGCGCATTGCTGGAAAAAGAGATCCAAAGTGATTTTTATGCGCGTATGTGGCGCATGGCGACGCCCAACAGCTTCGATCAGGCGATCTCGCTGCCGGCTTAA
- a CDS encoding EAL domain-containing protein: protein MSSSFRAKNNGINYVFQPMFGKSGQLLAVECLSRFTFNSEYAHFSPEQFFRSADSATRIEILLEQVSLIEKYNHWFRENQVIATLNVDDHSLKSLANDHFAERIRATHCIHFEISENSTRLVKDRVHGDPSLKSYSFWLDDFGSGYAGFSALYNSQFRFVKLDRFLLWDFMKKSGGDGLMRALLRFFYLNHYKVIIEGVETPDHKKWLDEMPYYALQGKLWKESDIKDLNSLLTAEYF, encoded by the coding sequence ATGAGCAGTTCTTTTAGAGCGAAAAATAACGGAATTAATTACGTTTTTCAGCCTATGTTCGGAAAATCCGGACAATTGCTGGCCGTTGAATGCTTATCCCGATTCACTTTCAATAGCGAATATGCTCATTTTTCCCCTGAGCAATTTTTTCGTTCTGCCGATAGCGCTACCCGGATTGAGATTCTGTTAGAACAAGTCAGTCTGATAGAAAAATATAATCACTGGTTTCGCGAAAATCAGGTTATCGCCACATTGAATGTGGACGATCATTCTCTGAAATCGCTGGCCAACGACCATTTTGCAGAAAGAATTCGCGCCACTCATTGTATTCATTTTGAAATCAGCGAGAACTCAACCCGACTGGTGAAAGATCGGGTTCATGGCGATCCTTCGCTGAAAAGCTATTCGTTTTGGCTGGATGATTTTGGTTCTGGTTACGCCGGTTTTTCCGCGTTGTATAACAGCCAGTTCCGCTTCGTTAAGCTCGACCGTTTTTTGTTATGGGACTTTATGAAAAAGTCCGGCGGCGACGGCTTAATGCGCGCTTTATTGCGTTTTTTTTACCTTAACCATTACAAGGTAATCATCGAAGGAGTTGAAACTCCCGACCATAAAAAATGGCTGGACGAAATGCCATATTACGCACTGCAGGGAAAGCTGTGGAAGGAATCCGACATCAAGGATTTGAACTCGCTTCTTACAGCTGAATACTTTTAA